One window of the Paenibacillus beijingensis genome contains the following:
- a CDS encoding MFS transporter — translation MSDTLVQSSSHTKETTKRGIWPLLALAISAFGIGTTEFVPVGLLASISDSLNISITVAGLLISGYAIGVAVGAPIITALTNRMSRKSLLMWLMVIFIVGNVVAGLSSSFGLLLVARFITAFSHGVFFSIGSTIAVQLVAPEKKASAIALMFTGLTIAIVTGVPLGTFIGQTFGWRATFLGVALLGVIAIIASAILIPKDLKQSPPAKFSDMLRLITNRRLLLGFAITALGYGGTFVAFTYLTPILEDVVKLSPKVVGIILLVYGVAVAVGNEVGGRWANRNPVRALFMMFIIQAAVLIAMSFMIPFKVAGLIAVFLMGLFAFMNVPGLQLYVVQLAEKYVPSAVDVASALNIAAFNIGIAIGASLGGVVVENMGLVHTPWIGGLMVVVAIVLTGVSAKLERN, via the coding sequence ATGAGCGACACATTAGTACAGTCATCGTCTCATACAAAAGAGACGACCAAAAGAGGAATTTGGCCGCTTCTTGCCCTGGCGATCAGCGCCTTCGGGATCGGAACGACCGAGTTTGTACCCGTAGGTCTGCTTGCATCCATTTCAGACAGCTTGAACATTAGCATCACGGTTGCCGGCCTTCTTATTTCCGGTTATGCGATCGGGGTGGCGGTCGGTGCTCCCATTATAACAGCACTCACCAATCGAATGAGCCGCAAGTCTTTGCTTATGTGGCTGATGGTTATTTTCATCGTAGGCAACGTCGTCGCCGGACTTTCATCGTCATTCGGATTGCTTCTCGTTGCACGTTTTATTACCGCATTTTCACATGGCGTCTTTTTCTCAATCGGCTCGACGATCGCAGTGCAGCTTGTAGCCCCCGAGAAAAAAGCGAGCGCAATCGCATTGATGTTCACGGGTTTAACGATAGCTATCGTAACCGGCGTTCCGCTCGGAACATTCATTGGACAAACGTTTGGCTGGAGAGCAACCTTCTTGGGCGTGGCCTTGCTGGGCGTCATTGCAATCATTGCCAGCGCAATACTCATTCCTAAGGATTTAAAACAATCTCCACCGGCTAAATTTTCGGATATGCTTCGTTTGATTACAAATCGCCGGCTGCTGCTCGGATTTGCCATCACGGCTCTTGGCTATGGCGGAACATTTGTCGCCTTTACCTATTTGACTCCAATCCTTGAGGATGTCGTCAAACTAAGCCCTAAAGTTGTCGGGATCATCCTGCTCGTCTACGGCGTTGCAGTGGCCGTCGGCAACGAGGTCGGGGGAAGATGGGCAAACCGCAACCCGGTACGCGCTCTATTTATGATGTTTATTATTCAAGCGGCCGTCCTGATTGCGATGTCGTTTATGATTCCATTTAAAGTAGCCGGATTGATTGCCGTATTTTTGATGGGGCTGTTTGCCTTTATGAATGTACCTGGTCTTCAGTTATATGTTGTGCAGCTCGCGGAAAAATATGTCCCGTCTGCAGTAGACGTCGCTTCGGCATTAAATATTGCGGCTTTCAACATCGGCATTGCGATCGGCGCCTCTTTGGGCGGAGTTGTCGTGGAAAACATGGGTCTTGTACACACGCCATGGATCGGCGGCTTGATGGTTGTCGTTGCGATCGTACTCACCGGTGTTTCGGCCAAGCTCGAGCGGAATTAA
- a CDS encoding TIGR03571 family LLM class oxidoreductase — MFEQHASYQRMYREDELTLGLHIPLENYQMSTPTMAHQIELAQTAENYGFTALWLRDVILKDPYFLDPAVGQIYDILIYGTHLLSRTNQIALGTSALVLPLRHPLRMAKEVATIEALFPQRLIMGVSSGDRQADFRGLGIDHPTRGAQFREAYSYLQKALYEEYPSIDSSYGRMERTTLVPKLEHKIPTMVTGFAQQGLDWLGQNGDGWMYYPQAPLQQREVISAWRNASAAQNNTAFRPFSMPMHLDLAKDPNEDASPIRLGFRIGRNKLIELLEIYRSIGVNHLFFALFDSPRPAGEVIHELGEYVLPHFPPHKMNN; from the coding sequence ATGTTTGAACAACATGCATCTTACCAAAGAATGTACCGGGAAGATGAGCTGACGCTTGGTCTGCATATCCCGTTAGAGAATTATCAAATGAGCACGCCGACGATGGCGCATCAGATTGAATTGGCTCAGACGGCTGAAAATTACGGTTTTACGGCGCTTTGGCTGCGGGACGTTATCTTGAAGGATCCGTATTTTCTTGATCCGGCTGTCGGACAAATTTATGATATTTTGATTTACGGCACGCATCTTCTCAGCCGGACAAATCAAATTGCGCTCGGAACTTCTGCACTTGTGCTGCCTCTTCGTCATCCGCTTCGGATGGCGAAAGAGGTCGCCACGATTGAAGCGCTGTTTCCTCAAAGGCTCATTATGGGCGTATCATCCGGAGACCGGCAAGCTGACTTCCGCGGACTCGGTATCGATCACCCCACCAGGGGCGCTCAGTTCCGCGAAGCATATTCCTATTTGCAAAAAGCGCTGTACGAGGAATATCCTTCAATCGACTCCAGCTACGGCCGGATGGAACGAACGACGCTTGTTCCGAAACTCGAACATAAAATTCCGACGATGGTAACCGGATTTGCGCAGCAAGGCCTTGACTGGCTCGGACAGAACGGCGATGGATGGATGTACTACCCTCAAGCGCCATTGCAGCAGCGGGAAGTGATTTCGGCGTGGCGGAATGCGTCTGCAGCGCAGAACAACACTGCGTTTCGTCCATTCTCAATGCCGATGCATCTCGATTTAGCGAAAGACCCTAATGAAGATGCCTCGCCGATCCGGCTCGGATTTCGAATCGGCCGCAATAAACTGATCGAATTGCTGGAAATTTACCGCTCGATCGGCGTTAACCATCTCTTCTTTGCCCTCTTTGACAGCCCACGTCCGGCAGGTGAAGTCATACATGAACTCGGCGAATACGTGCTGCCGCATTTCCCTCCGCACAAGATGAATAACTAG